The Myxocyprinus asiaticus isolate MX2 ecotype Aquarium Trade chromosome 39, UBuf_Myxa_2, whole genome shotgun sequence genome window below encodes:
- the LOC127429773 gene encoding zinc finger protein 883-like isoform X2 — MVEYELFQQQTVSIMTLLTETAREEIQKVLDCECPVTSQTIEMNERQRKRAKLTAVMESFTKVAVQKICRLYRYCCATKQTQLEAFKKTTESINTQTVIDVPDYVEVDVTLSMSPERPDLSPEENVQQQDPVNGWQVLSDAKEKPMPKVVTEAEEQDNASIKDQEPEVNKQAEQTTAQSKKRKKRKNNISFDCNECGKKYRWKHRLKQHKCRQGTPHECDKCGKKFAFLKGLQKHQMNHTEKKGSCKTCGKTFADLKTHELVHLEVKPYLCGVCGRGFTVKGSLQAHQRIHTGEKPYSCNTCGKTFSTSGNLAGHQRVHSNEKPWKCNNCDKTFKTKKKLKSHQLVHTGEKPHTCHVCGQTFVHLMSLTSHIHIHSGAKRYACVVCGKQFNLTKYLKRHMAVHGSQKSFMCETCGKSFAFNYALKKHQLTHSDNGNSFRCEVCGKSYVTLSRLEMHQKLHTDNDPYMCKVCGRSYSSTNSLKEHEKLHSGVAPFKCEVCGKTFAQRAGLKMHEVVHSKETPYKCSICGKMFGLPNCLKVHMLIHSGKKPHKCETCGMSFRLSGSLKRHRRVHTGEKPYSCEVCGKRFGQPNNVKAHMQIHTGMKPYTCQKCGKSYAYVRNYNDHKCKPV; from the exons ATGGTGGAGTATGAATTATTTCAGCAACAAACAGTGTCTATAATGACTCTGCTGACAGAAACAGCTCGAGAAGAAATTCAGAAAGTTCTTGACTGTGAATGTCCCGTCACATCCCAAACGATTGAAATGAATGAGAGGCAGCGCAAACGG GCGAAGCTCACAGCGGTGATGGAATCCTTTACCAAGGTGGCTGTTCAGAAAATATGCAGACTTTACAGATATTGCTGTGCAACAAAGCAAACACAGTTAGAGGCCTTTAAAAAGACAACAGAAAGCATAAACACTCAAACTGTCATTGATGTACCTG ATTATGTAGAAGTAGATGTGACTCTATCAATGAGTCCAGAAAGACCGGATCTGTCACCAGAAGAAAATGTACAACAACAAGACCCTGTTAATGGGTGGCAG GTGTTGAGTGATGCCAAAGAGAAACCGATGCCAAAAGTTGTGACAGAAG CTGAAGAGCAGGATAATGCCTCTATTAAAGACCAGGAACCTGAAGTAAACAAACAGGCAGAGCAAACCACTGCACAatcaaagaaaagaaagaaaagaaagaataatATATCATTTGACTGTAATGAGTGTGGAAAGAAATACCGCTGGAAACATAGACTAAAGCAGCACAAGTGTAGACAAGGCACCCCTCACGAATGTGACAAGTGTGGGAAGAAGTTTGCATTTCTAAAAGGACTCCAAAAACACCAAATGAACCACACTGAGAAGAAAGGAAGCTGCAAAACATGTGGGAAAACCTTTGCAGATCTCAAGACACATGAACTTGTCCACCTGGAAGTAAAGCCATACCTTTGTGGTGTATGTGGACGTGGCTTCACTGTAAAGGGGAGTTTACAAGCACACCAGAGAATCCACACAGGTGAAAAACCATACAGCTGTAACACATGTGGGAAAACATTTTCAACCTCAGGTAACCTGGCTGGCCATCAAAGAGTTCATTCAAATGAGAAACCATGGAAATGCAACAACTGTGACAAGAcattcaagacaaaaaaaaaactgaaatcacACCAGCTTGTGCATACAGGAGAGAAACCTCATACATGTCATGTATGTGGCCAAACGTTTGTGCATCTCATGAGCCTCACAagccacattcacattcacagtgGTGCAAAACGTTATGCATGCGTTGTTTGTGGCAAGCAATTTAATCTGACAAAATATCTGAAGAGGCACATGGCAGTACATGGATCTCAAAAGTCATTCATGTGTGAAACATGTGGGAAAAGTTTTGCTTTTAATTATGCTTTGAAGAAGCACCAGCTCACACATAGTGATAATGGGAACTCTTTTCGTTGTGAGGTATGTGGGAAGAGCTACGTTACTCTCTCTAGACTCGAAATGCATCAGAAGCTCCACACAGACAATGATCCATACATGTGTAAAGTCTGTGGTAGAAGCTATAGCAGTACGAATTCACTGAAGGAACATGAGAAACTTCATTCAGGGGTGGCTCCATTCAAGTGTGAAGTGTGTGGTAAGACTTTTGCGCAGAGAGCTGGCTTGAAAATGCATGAAGTTGTTCATAGCAAAGAAACACCATACAAGTGTTCTATCTGTGGGAAGATGTTCGGCCTGCCAAATTGTCTGAAAGTGCACATGCTCATTCACTCTGGTAAGAAACCGCACAAGTGCGAAACATGTGGAATGTCCTTTCGCTTATCGGGAAGCTTAAAGCGTCACAGGCgtgttcacactggagagaagccatacagCTGTGAAGTCTGTGGGAAAAGGTTCGGCCAACCCAACAATGTAAAAGCTCATATGCAAATCCATACTGGAATGAAACCCTACACATGCCAGAAATGTGGGAAGAGTTATGCATATGTTAGAAATTATAATGATCACAAATGTAAACCTGTATGA
- the LOC127429774 gene encoding porphobilinogen deaminase-like isoform X4, with the protein MSGETVLQDYDGKVSRVIRVGTRKSQLARIQTDSVVEKLKELHPDVHFEIVAMSTMGDKILDTALSKIGEKSLFTKELENALEKNEVDLVVHSLKDLPTALPMGFTIGAVLKRENPHDAVVLHPKNKGTCLDSLPNKSVIGTSSLRRAAQLKKRFPHLEFKDIRGNLNTRLKKLDEKEDFSAIILAAAGLKRMGWENRISQILNPEDCMYAVGQGALAVEVRARDQDILEMVSILNDPDTVLSCIAERAFLKYLEGGCSVPVAVNSEVKNSQLYLTGAVYSLDGSDSLKETMETSISSDNQTEEQEMVDEKVQRVGITALKVSGEAQNAALKLGLDLGNLLLSKGAKEILTVARQLNDAR; encoded by the exons ATGTCTGGAGAGACAGTTCTTCAG GACTATGATGGCAAAGTCAGCAGAGTCATCCGTGTTGGCACTAGAAAAAGTCAG CTGGCTCGCATTCAGACAGACAGTGTTGTAGAGAAACTCAAGGAGTTACACCCTGATGTGCATTTTGAAATAG tGGCTATGTCAACAATGGGAGATAAAATACTTGACACAGCTTTATCTAAA ATTGGTGAAAAAAGCCTTTTCACCAAGGAATTGGAGAATGCTTTGGAAAAAAATGA GGTAGACCTGGTCGTGCACTCTTTGAAAGACTTGCCTACTGCTCTTCCTATGGGTTTCACTATAGGAGCTGTGCTGAA ACGAGAAAACCCCCATGATGCTGTTGTCTTGCACCCCAAAAATAAAGGCACATGTCTAGATTCCCTCCCGAACAAGAG tgttaTAGGTACCAGTTCTCTTCGCCGGGCTGCACAGCTGAAAAAAAGGTTTCCACACCTGGAGTTTAAAGACATT AGAGGTAATCTCAACACCCGTCTAAAGAAGCTGGATGAAAAGGAAGACTTTTCCGCCATCATCTTGGCAGCAGCAGGTCTTAAGAGAATGGGATGGGAAAACCGCATTAGCCAG ATCCTCAACCCTGAGGACTGTATGTATGCAGTCGGACAG GGAGCACTGGCTGTTGAGGTGAGAGCTCGGGACCAAGACATCCTGGAGATGGTTTCGATATTGAATGACCCGGACACTGTACTGAGCTGCATCGCAGAAAGAGCATTTCTCAAATATCTG gaaGGGGGGTGCAGTGTTCCAGTTGCTGTTAACAGTGAAGTTAAGAATTCACAG CTCTACCTGACTGGAGCGGTCTATAGTCTTGATGGCTCAGATAGTCTGAAGGAGACCATGGAAACAAGCATCAGCTCAGACAATCAG ACTGAGGAGCAAGAGATGGTTGATGAGAAGGTCCAGCGTGTGGGTATCACTGCTTTAAAGGTGTCAGGAGAAGCCCAGAATGCTGCATTGAAATTAGGATTGGACCTCGGAAATCTGCTGCTCAGCAAAGGGGCCAAAGAGATACTGACTGTAGCCAGACAGCTTAATGATGCTCGATAG
- the LOC127429774 gene encoding porphobilinogen deaminase-like isoform X2, with translation MADGPYKYIRDYDGKVSRVIRVGTRKSQLARIQTDSVVEKLKELHPDVHFEIVAMSTMGDKILDTALSKIGEKSLFTKELENALEKNEVDLVVHSLKDLPTALPMGFTIGAVLKRENPHDAVVLHPKNKGTCLDSLPNKSVIGTSSLRRAAQLKKRFPHLEFKDIRGNLNTRLKKLDEKEDFSAIILAAAGLKRMGWENRISQILNPEDCMYAVGQGALAVEVRARDQDILEMVSILNDPDTVLSCIAERAFLKYLEGGCSVPVAVNSEVKNSQLYLTGAVYSLDGSDSLKETMETSISSDNQTEEQEMVDEKVQRVGITALKVSGEAQNAALKLGLDLGNLLLSKGAKEILTVARQLNDAR, from the exons ATGGCAGATGGACCTTATAAATACATTAGG GACTATGATGGCAAAGTCAGCAGAGTCATCCGTGTTGGCACTAGAAAAAGTCAG CTGGCTCGCATTCAGACAGACAGTGTTGTAGAGAAACTCAAGGAGTTACACCCTGATGTGCATTTTGAAATAG tGGCTATGTCAACAATGGGAGATAAAATACTTGACACAGCTTTATCTAAA ATTGGTGAAAAAAGCCTTTTCACCAAGGAATTGGAGAATGCTTTGGAAAAAAATGA GGTAGACCTGGTCGTGCACTCTTTGAAAGACTTGCCTACTGCTCTTCCTATGGGTTTCACTATAGGAGCTGTGCTGAA ACGAGAAAACCCCCATGATGCTGTTGTCTTGCACCCCAAAAATAAAGGCACATGTCTAGATTCCCTCCCGAACAAGAG tgttaTAGGTACCAGTTCTCTTCGCCGGGCTGCACAGCTGAAAAAAAGGTTTCCACACCTGGAGTTTAAAGACATT AGAGGTAATCTCAACACCCGTCTAAAGAAGCTGGATGAAAAGGAAGACTTTTCCGCCATCATCTTGGCAGCAGCAGGTCTTAAGAGAATGGGATGGGAAAACCGCATTAGCCAG ATCCTCAACCCTGAGGACTGTATGTATGCAGTCGGACAG GGAGCACTGGCTGTTGAGGTGAGAGCTCGGGACCAAGACATCCTGGAGATGGTTTCGATATTGAATGACCCGGACACTGTACTGAGCTGCATCGCAGAAAGAGCATTTCTCAAATATCTG gaaGGGGGGTGCAGTGTTCCAGTTGCTGTTAACAGTGAAGTTAAGAATTCACAG CTCTACCTGACTGGAGCGGTCTATAGTCTTGATGGCTCAGATAGTCTGAAGGAGACCATGGAAACAAGCATCAGCTCAGACAATCAG ACTGAGGAGCAAGAGATGGTTGATGAGAAGGTCCAGCGTGTGGGTATCACTGCTTTAAAGGTGTCAGGAGAAGCCCAGAATGCTGCATTGAAATTAGGATTGGACCTCGGAAATCTGCTGCTCAGCAAAGGGGCCAAAGAGATACTGACTGTAGCCAGACAGCTTAATGATGCTCGATAG
- the LOC127429774 gene encoding porphobilinogen deaminase-like isoform X1, whose translation MADGPYKYIRDYDGKVSRVIRVGTRKSQLARIQTDSVVEKLKELHPDVHFEIVAMSTMGDKILDTALSKIGEKSLFTKELENALEKNEVDLVVHSLKDLPTALPMGFTIGAVLKRENPHDAVVLHPKNKGTCLDSLPNKSVIGTSSLRRAAQLKKRFPHLEFKDIRGNLNTRLKKLDEKEDFSAIILAAAGLKRMGWENRISQILNPEDCMYAVGQGALAVEVRARDQDILEMVSILNDPDTVLSCIAERAFLKYLEGGCSVPVAVNSEVKNSQLYLTGAVYSLDGSDSLKETMETSISSDNQTEEQEMVDEKVQRVGITALKVSGEAQNAALKLGLDLGNLLLSKGAKEILTVARQLNDAR comes from the exons GACTATGATGGCAAAGTCAGCAGAGTCATCCGTGTTGGCACTAGAAAAAGTCAG CTGGCTCGCATTCAGACAGACAGTGTTGTAGAGAAACTCAAGGAGTTACACCCTGATGTGCATTTTGAAATAG tGGCTATGTCAACAATGGGAGATAAAATACTTGACACAGCTTTATCTAAA ATTGGTGAAAAAAGCCTTTTCACCAAGGAATTGGAGAATGCTTTGGAAAAAAATGA GGTAGACCTGGTCGTGCACTCTTTGAAAGACTTGCCTACTGCTCTTCCTATGGGTTTCACTATAGGAGCTGTGCTGAA ACGAGAAAACCCCCATGATGCTGTTGTCTTGCACCCCAAAAATAAAGGCACATGTCTAGATTCCCTCCCGAACAAGAG tgttaTAGGTACCAGTTCTCTTCGCCGGGCTGCACAGCTGAAAAAAAGGTTTCCACACCTGGAGTTTAAAGACATT AGAGGTAATCTCAACACCCGTCTAAAGAAGCTGGATGAAAAGGAAGACTTTTCCGCCATCATCTTGGCAGCAGCAGGTCTTAAGAGAATGGGATGGGAAAACCGCATTAGCCAG ATCCTCAACCCTGAGGACTGTATGTATGCAGTCGGACAG GGAGCACTGGCTGTTGAGGTGAGAGCTCGGGACCAAGACATCCTGGAGATGGTTTCGATATTGAATGACCCGGACACTGTACTGAGCTGCATCGCAGAAAGAGCATTTCTCAAATATCTG gaaGGGGGGTGCAGTGTTCCAGTTGCTGTTAACAGTGAAGTTAAGAATTCACAG CTCTACCTGACTGGAGCGGTCTATAGTCTTGATGGCTCAGATAGTCTGAAGGAGACCATGGAAACAAGCATCAGCTCAGACAATCAG ACTGAGGAGCAAGAGATGGTTGATGAGAAGGTCCAGCGTGTGGGTATCACTGCTTTAAAGGTGTCAGGAGAAGCCCAGAATGCTGCATTGAAATTAGGATTGGACCTCGGAAATCTGCTGCTCAGCAAAGGGGCCAAAGAGATACTGACTGTAGCCAGACAGCTTAATGATGCTCGATAG